The following is a genomic window from Chaetodon trifascialis isolate fChaTrf1 chromosome 13, fChaTrf1.hap1, whole genome shotgun sequence.
CTTCTCAGACACATCGTTCATCCGCAGTGTGGACTTCTCCAGCCCTCAGGAGGCTGAGCAGCTGGTGAACAGCTTCGTGGACAGGACATCTGATGGAAAGGTGAAGAGCATCTTCAAAGATCTGAACTCCAGCAGCGACCTTCTGTTTCTTACTTCCTTCAACTTCCAAGGTCAGTCTCGTCCTCTCTTTTGCTTAGACCTCACTTCAGTTGATTTTACAGAATATGCAGATTGAGATTCATGATTTAAAAGTAAAGCTTTGTATTTTAGGAGAACAGCTAGCACATCATCACAATGCCAGGATGATAGTATTAAATCAGTTGGCAAACTTGGTGAACTAGTGTGTGTGGCACCATATGACAATATGTATTTTGAACAGATAACATTTTGCAGGTCTTTACATTGAAGTTTTGCGGAACATGGAATACTGGACCATTTATGATCACTATCGGGTTTGCAATAACTTCTCAGGACATTAATCATACAGTCTGCAtgtaccacacacactcacagactttGTGAAGCTGAGCCAGATGCTGATAGACCAAACTGAATACCATCAGTTAGCAGTACCTGACTGTGTCCTTGGCTTGTGTCTGTTTAGGCAACTGGAGGACAGCCTTCCAACCAGAGAAGACCTCCTTGCAGGAGTTTCATGTGGATGCAGCAACCATAGTGATGGCTCCACTGATGACCCACACGGGTCAGTACCACTACCTGAATGATAAGGTAAATCATAGTTAACAAGATTTATTTTctaatgttgttttgttggcacatttgtgtatttctgttcacacacatatttgctGCTGTAAGATATGAAACATACTTGGCTGGACTCCTTGtaaatttttcttttgttaccATGAAGGTGCGGCGGTGCACAGTTGTCAAGCTGTCTCTGAGCAAAAGGTCCTACATGCTGCTGGTCCTGCCGCATGAAGGGTCCAACCTCCAGGACATAGAGTCTAAGTTGCGAACTGACGTCATGTCTGACTGGCACCAGAACCTCCAGGAAGGGTGAGTAttgtgatttttgtaaatatatgcttattctaaatttgttgcagcagcacatttcaaaggGATTTTAAAGGCATAAAGACTCAGTTCTGTTTCAGTTCAACGGTTTGTCATGTTAAAATTTGAaatctgtctccctgtctgtccatccaccCAGCCTGTTGGAGCTGTCCCTCCCAAAGTTCTCCATGTCTTCTGTGACTGATCTGCGTGACTTACTGACCAACATGGATCCAGAAGTTGAAGCCAGGCTGTTGGGCTCCCAGGCTGAGTTCAGCCAACTCAGCAACACAAAACCCTTCAATATAGATAAGGTGAAGCAGATGATTGGTCATCTTGTCATGTGATAAAAAAACCACTATATGTGTGCATCATTAACAGATTTGTCTCCTCTCAGGCGGTCAACAAGGTGATGTTTGAGATGTCAGAGGAAGGAGCGGAGCCTCAGGACAAGACCCAGGAAGCAGGCGTCCCTCTGAAACTGTCCATCAACCGGCCgttcttcttttctgtcataGAAGGAGATTCGAACGCCATCCTCATGCTGGGAAAGATCATCAACCCGACAGTCTAAAGTTATTTTGTGCTTGAACCCAACAAAAACCTCTGACATGACAAATGATTCAACGTACCAAGGCCCGTTTCTTCACAATGCGCGTCACCGTGCCCAGCTTACGTTTCTGCGGGTGCAGACATCAGTCCTTcaacagacatttcatttagatcatgtctttgtttttcaacTGACATAATGGCCACATGCAGCACACGAGGAATGAAGCACAACCTCGCTCACGAAGGATCATTCAACAGTATTGTAGTTCCTGTTCACCTGATTTCTGAAAACAGTATTTATGAAAACCTGTTACGTAAAGCTGAGTTGTTTTCAAGCAGCCTGTTAAAAATCctaatttttgtttgttgttttcatgtaaaatttATTATAGCAGAgttctgtacagtatgtttcagGAGAGTAGGTACAGTAACCATGacattgtactgtatattgtaactaagagtttatttttgttttgttgcgATTTGTGATTGCTGTAATAAAACATCTGTATCCCAATGTAGCtaaaatgtcaatgtttttcATCAGTTCTTCAAGTTATTACTATTTCAGTGCTTTCAGATGAGCCTTGTATTTATATTCATCAACAAAAAGTCAGGACAGAGAAGCCGACAAAACCTTAACTGCAGGGAAATGCTGCACTCAAGGTCATTCAACTTTCTGGTTTGGGTTTATGTACATTTATTGCTGACAGGGTGGAAATTGGGATGAGATACAGAACAGTAATGTAGACAATCTCATCAACTTCAGGACATCAAGTAATTTGTTGCTAGTTAAAATATAACATTTTAATTTATCAAATGACAAATCACTACATGCCTCTCGTGCTTACTCCCAGAAAGGATTAGCGAATGATCACGTTCAGTTTAGTTTTTCAGTGTCCCAACTTCATTGGAATCGGGGCTGTAACATGACGATAAAAGACAAAAGATAATTCAGCTTTCTAGTCAAAGCAACAAAGGAACTATGCAGGAAACTAAAATGTATTGGGTGCTGAATTATAGATATGAAGAGCTATCTGTAACTCAGATATTACAATACCTGGTGGAAAATATGGTCATTTTAGTGGCatgttatactgtatattatatcATACTTGTAGATATTATGAGATAAAAGAATAGAAATGTGAATTACCAAGTGAAATAATTTGGAATAGGCATATCAGCATTAGTTAATGGTGACTGGTGTCAGTGTCTTCTTGCTTTTGATCTAAAACCAGTTATTCATTACATTGCACTGTATTTGTGGTTCACCAATCTGTGGCCTTTCAGAGTGACAATAATGACCTGTTGGCATGGGTACAATGCTCAGTCCTGCAGGTTTCATGGTAGTTTTGAGGGGAAGgtaaaaataatacaatgtaTATCCACTTATAGCTAGTTAATGACCTTTATATTGAAACACAAAGTCAACACTGTATCCAACAGACTTCTTTATTCAAAATGAATCCttcaccaaacagcagaaattaGACAAATATTGTTTGATTGACGTTCTCTCTTTGCAACTCAGACTTCAGACTCTAAACATGCCAGCACCAGGCAGTCCCTTTTGCCCACTCTGCAGAAACAGACAGCAGTTTCTCAGATTCCATCACTAATTTACAACTTGATCTGATGCAACTCAAGCAGGTTGAAAGGTTTGTGCACTGTGGCTCTAAAATCTGCATTAAATAGAGATGTTTCTTTACAAAAGGTTGAAGTGTCAGTAGTGTCAGTTCTTGTCCTACATTCTTCCTGTTCTGATCATCATAAGCCGTTACCAGACCACGACTTTGATCCGCAACGGGACAAATCTCTTGTTTTCCTTCACAAGTCTTCAGAGAATGCAGGGTTGAGTGCAGCATGTTAACAggtttcagttaaatatggaGACACCGTTTTACTGGTTCTGTTCAGCGAGCTCTCGGGCCTCGTTCACAAGGTCCATCAGGGTGGAGAACATGGAGATGTCACTTGGCTGAAGACCCATCTTCTGGATCTGAGATACACAACAGTCCAGAGCAGTGTAAGAACAATCTAAAGTACCTCAGATGACACTGAACTTGGTAGCTGTtagtctgcatgtgtttgcgtACTCGTCACACGCCACCTACCTGTTCCCCCAGGTATTCCACATCCAGTGCTAGCTGGAGCCGGATCTTGCTGTCGTCTGTGGGTCCACCGTTTGCTCCTGCTGTCGTGGTCGTGGTCGCGCCCTTTCTGGCTTGCTTCAGTCGCTTCAgactctcctccatctttctcactGAGCTCAGCACCTCTGAGATGGTCTCATAGTACCTGAGCATGAGAAATGGAAATCTTTGTGGGTTGCAGCTAGAATGATATCtttagaaaatgaaagaaatgcagctTTTCAGGTATATTAAGTGGAAGTTTAATACCAAAGCACTgacatattttttaattgtttaacACTGGTACTGCATCTGGATCTAATTATGTTTAcaggtgtgtatttgtgtgtcagGTTACCTCTGTGTGCACTCAGAAAGTGCAACTCGCAGCCACTCTTGCGGCGTTGAGGGGGTGACCAGCCCCGTAGAGTCAGTCAGTAGCTGATGCAACGGCTGTAAGGCGTTGTCCATGTAGGCTGAGGCACGCACCGGCAGATCCTGTTTAAGGAGGAAGAAGACTGTTGTTTGCACAGCGAGGTGTGAGGATATACATTTCAATATTTGCTTGTGTTAAAGATTAAGATTAGTAGAAAACTGAATCTGAAGTTTAAGATTTTGTTCGAGTTGAGGATGCAGGGGTGCCTCATATCCTGTCCAAACCTTTCTGCCGCAGCAGCTCCAGACTTACATTCCTCTCGATCTATCAAAGAAAAACTGTGCTTCGGGCTACATTTTCTTAATGCAGAGCTATGCAGCTGTTGCCCATATTGAAACTGCTTTATGAGTTAAAGTGTGCATTGTGCAGCTCTATTATGCAAGAAAAAAGGAATAAAGAATGAGACTCTGAATCAGCAGACCAGGACATCCTTGGTTATTGGCGTGGCTGTGACCTGTATGTGTTTCCTCTATACTATACCTGCAATAGTGATTACCAACATCAAGTATTTTGCCaataattaaacagaaattGTTAATTCATTGGGAAAAACAATTTTGAAGATGGAGctaaacagcagcactgcagtgaaGAGGTGATGCTGGCAGCCATTGAGGGTCAGACAGGCTAACTGTGGTGAGCAAGTGAGAGGAGGAATCAATGAAATAATGAGTGTTTGACAGATTCCTAGCACAAGGTCAACTAACTGGAAAGTAAGTCCAGTAAGGAGACTCTGAATTTTTGTCAAACTGCCATTTCCATTGTCAATTATTAACCTTGAAGCTCAAAGATCACATTACTTTCTGGAACCGCTTCACGTC
Proteins encoded in this region:
- the agt gene encoding angiotensinogen, which codes for MQILQLPLLALLLCCYFSGSQANRVYVHPFHLFAAENVSCETLQAPTSKPLQTLPVAPLDNEVLAPDSRDPSNLDAQRQNITERTAVLAQLLNTLGLRMYQGLSSKQHSTNTLLSPVNTYGSLVTFYLVSSKKTASSFQLLLGLSRSTDTEDCVSLVDGHRVLKTLQSINSLVDDGPKDEITTQVWTFTRQGAQLSEDFIQGTQDFSDTSFIRSVDFSSPQEAEQLVNSFVDRTSDGKVKSIFKDLNSSSDLLFLTSFNFQGNWRTAFQPEKTSLQEFHVDAATIVMAPLMTHTGQYHYLNDKVRRCTVVKLSLSKRSYMLLVLPHEGSNLQDIESKLRTDVMSDWHQNLQEGLLELSLPKFSMSSVTDLRDLLTNMDPEVEARLLGSQAEFSQLSNTKPFNIDKAVNKVMFEMSEEGAEPQDKTQEAGVPLKLSINRPFFFSVIEGDSNAILMLGKIINPTV